GTCTGGCCTCGGTGCCACGATCGTCAAAGAAAGAGTTGAGGGCGGACCAATCCTCTGCGGCGCCGGCAATCGCGGTTGCGGTGTCCCGGCAGCGGCACCACTGGCTGGTCAACACCTGGGAGAACCGCACGCCCGCAACACTCATGCGCTCGCCGAACCGGGCCGCTGCAGCACGCCCCTGCGCAGAAAGGTTGCGCTGGGTATCGCATGCTCCCAGCCTGAAACCGGGTGGGTCTCCAATGCCCGGCACGGTCTGCGCATGCCGCAACAAGATGGCAACGCCGCCATCACGAAGGTGCTGAAGTACCCGCGCCTCTTCGCTGGCGGAGTTTTCAGCGGCAACGCTCGCTGTCATATTGAGTGCGCATGCCAGCATGACGACCA
This is a stretch of genomic DNA from Casimicrobium huifangae. It encodes these proteins:
- a CDS encoding histidine phosphatase family protein — protein: MTTSNQPPMIVRMLMTASTRLGLHVYRAASKRWLALVVMLACALNMTASVAAENSASEEARVLQHLRDGGVAILLRHAQTVPGIGDPPGFRLGACDTQRNLSAQGRAAAARFGERMSVAGVRFSQVLTSQWCRCRDTATAIAGAAEDWSALNSFFDDRGTEARQSAEVRKRIAAIKRGETLLLVTHQVNITALTGVVPAMGEAVVVRAGKGGVVEVVGRLAGG